Proteins found in one Acinetobacter sp. XH1741 genomic segment:
- a CDS encoding universal stress protein — MNRVIACIDSSPCINAIADAAAWVAKATGRELVLLQILDYYPASYHLGEISGVIGFESNAMLLKELSELEQKQSELALDYSNNLLRHISDVIKEKHGITCSKIQEKGDFLEQSFNLLHENDIVILGRVGERAAEKHKPIGSNVENFIRGANCTVLTIGENFKVPTRFIFAYEYSPTCQKMMHRIAQSDLLRTLQCHLVYVGDHPEILNEPEHYLKQAGLDVVTVYRYGDVAQNILEYQQEHGIQIIVLGAFSHSKIHQFFLGSIATTIFRNATVPLLVAK; from the coding sequence ATGAACCGTGTTATTGCGTGTATTGACTCATCACCTTGTATTAATGCGATTGCAGATGCAGCAGCTTGGGTTGCCAAAGCAACCGGACGAGAGCTTGTGTTATTACAAATTCTAGATTACTACCCAGCAAGTTATCACCTCGGTGAAATTAGTGGTGTAATCGGCTTTGAAAGCAATGCAATGTTGCTTAAAGAGTTATCTGAATTAGAGCAAAAACAAAGTGAACTTGCTTTAGATTACAGCAATAATTTACTCAGACATATTTCTGATGTAATTAAAGAAAAACACGGAATTACTTGTTCAAAAATTCAAGAAAAAGGTGATTTTTTAGAACAAAGTTTTAATCTCTTGCATGAAAACGATATTGTTATTTTAGGTCGAGTTGGCGAAAGAGCTGCCGAAAAACATAAACCAATTGGTAGTAATGTTGAAAACTTTATTCGCGGAGCGAACTGTACGGTTTTGACCATTGGTGAAAACTTTAAAGTACCAACGCGTTTTATTTTCGCCTATGAATATTCACCTACATGTCAAAAAATGATGCACCGTATTGCACAAAGTGATTTGTTACGCACATTGCAATGTCATTTAGTATATGTCGGCGATCATCCTGAAATACTAAATGAGCCAGAGCATTACCTCAAACAAGCGGGGCTAGATGTGGTTACCGTTTACCGTTATGGTGATGTAGCCCAAAATATTCTTGAATATCAACAAGAGCACGGTATTCAAATTATTGTACTGGGTGCATTTAGTCACAGCAAAATTCATCAATTCTTCTTGGGAAGTATTGCAACCACTATATTCCGAAACGCGACTGTCCCATTACTTGTGGCTAAATAA
- a CDS encoding GNAT family N-acetyltransferase: MDITFGVFTSVDFEEGAEVYCSAFSNEPWNERFDDLEPIRKYFESYFQYSCSLGFCAKWENQLIGVGMGHIHPTIQGIRYYLDDFFIHIEYQGKGVGSKLLSYIEGKCRENNIETIVLHTLRESISEDFYKKHGFKPRLKLISLAKRL; encoded by the coding sequence ATGGATATTACGTTTGGTGTGTTCACAAGTGTAGATTTTGAAGAGGGTGCAGAGGTTTATTGTTCCGCTTTTAGTAATGAGCCATGGAATGAGCGGTTTGATGATTTAGAACCAATTAGAAAATATTTTGAGAGTTATTTCCAATATTCATGTTCTTTAGGCTTTTGTGCAAAATGGGAAAACCAATTAATTGGTGTTGGGATGGGGCATATTCATCCAACTATACAAGGGATTCGTTATTATTTAGATGATTTTTTCATTCATATTGAATATCAAGGAAAAGGAGTTGGCTCTAAGCTTTTAAGTTATATAGAAGGAAAGTGTAGAGAAAATAATATAGAAACTATTGTTTTGCACACCTTAAGAGAATCTATTTCAGAAGATTTTTATAAAAAGCATGGCTTTAAACCCCGTTTAAAACTTATTTCTTTAGCGAAACGCTTGTAA
- a CDS encoding DapH/DapD/GlmU-related protein: MTDSLLKYREQHKHRLNYMPWLYWTLKPKHRAWAEEWQKEYQAYLMDMETVEIGENCFISPLAHIFAEPGRKIKIGDNCFIAADCSLHGPLEIGNEVAINHHCILDGGRAGIKLHDQVRIAAYCHLYAFDHGMQLDRPLYQQPVTSKGIEIEQDVWLGAHVGVKDGIKIGKHTVIGMNSMVTKDIEPYHIVGGNPAKFIRLRE; encoded by the coding sequence ATGACTGACTCCTTACTTAAATACCGTGAGCAACATAAGCACCGTTTAAATTACATGCCATGGCTATATTGGACTCTAAAGCCTAAACACCGCGCTTGGGCCGAAGAATGGCAAAAAGAATATCAAGCTTATTTAATGGATATGGAAACAGTCGAGATCGGTGAGAACTGCTTTATTTCACCGTTGGCTCATATTTTTGCTGAGCCGGGCCGTAAAATTAAGATTGGTGATAACTGTTTTATTGCAGCCGATTGTAGTTTGCATGGGCCGCTTGAGATTGGTAATGAAGTTGCTATTAACCACCATTGCATTTTAGACGGTGGTCGGGCCGGCATAAAATTGCATGATCAAGTTCGTATAGCTGCTTATTGTCATCTCTATGCATTTGATCATGGTATGCAGCTAGACCGTCCGCTTTACCAACAGCCTGTTACTTCCAAAGGAATTGAGATTGAGCAAGATGTTTGGTTAGGGGCGCATGTCGGGGTGAAAGACGGTATTAAAATTGGTAAACACACCGTAATTGGTATGAATAGCATGGTCACCAAGGACATTGAACCCTACCATATTGTGGGCGGAAACCCTGCAAAATTTATTCGTTTAAGAGAATAA
- the fdxA gene encoding ferredoxin FdxA, with protein MTFVVTENCIKCKYQDCVEVCPVDCFYEGPNFLVINPDECIDCALCEPECPANAIFSEDELPEGQEAFIELNAELSQKWPNITQIGDQPADREEWNGKPDKLQYLEK; from the coding sequence ATGACCTTTGTTGTCACTGAAAATTGTATTAAATGTAAATACCAAGATTGCGTAGAAGTTTGTCCTGTAGACTGTTTTTACGAAGGTCCGAATTTCCTAGTGATTAATCCGGATGAATGTATTGACTGTGCATTGTGTGAACCAGAATGCCCTGCAAATGCAATTTTCTCTGAAGATGAGTTACCAGAAGGTCAAGAAGCATTTATTGAGTTAAACGCTGAGCTTTCTCAAAAATGGCCTAACATTACTCAAATTGGTGACCAACCTGCTGACCGTGAAGAATGGAACGGCAAACCAGATAAGTTACAGTATTTAGAAAAATAA
- a CDS encoding GNAT family N-acetyltransferase, giving the protein MFLRSLFYAEIDLIWQQISRRELITQLYIQKQEQLELTECFYDVQQWDAYHLENDPPKLKELYQQGASFIGAFNAAKQLVGISVVSDQVITDYPDAKLLQYFYVDADQQGQGIGAQLMQAAKASAKQLGAHQLYISATPSKRTVDFYIKHGAKPLKHPDRQLWELEPEDIHLLCTL; this is encoded by the coding sequence ATTTTCTTAAGGTCCCTGTTCTATGCAGAGATCGATTTAATTTGGCAACAAATTAGTCGACGAGAACTGATTACCCAACTCTATATACAAAAACAAGAACAATTAGAATTAACAGAATGTTTTTATGACGTTCAGCAGTGGGATGCATATCATTTAGAAAATGACCCACCCAAATTAAAAGAACTTTATCAACAAGGTGCATCGTTTATAGGTGCTTTTAATGCTGCTAAACAGTTAGTCGGTATTAGTGTGGTATCAGATCAAGTGATTACTGATTATCCCGATGCAAAGTTACTGCAATATTTTTATGTCGATGCCGACCAACAAGGTCAAGGTATTGGTGCACAGCTTATGCAGGCAGCGAAAGCGTCTGCCAAACAACTGGGCGCTCATCAACTTTATATTTCAGCGACACCGAGTAAACGTACAGTCGACTTTTATATCAAGCATGGTGCAAAGCCATTAAAGCATCCAGATCGGCAATTATGGGAGCTTGAACCCGAAGACATTCACCTGCTTTGTACGCTTTAA
- a CDS encoding HlyD family efflux transporter periplasmic adaptor subunit, which produces MSEQQQELTRSMNVSYSEPPLPRASLVIWIVGIGLVSLFIWAWFFKLEEVSTGTGKVIPSSKEQVIQSLEGGILTKLNVQEGDIVQKGQILAQLDPTRFASNVGESRSLLIAAQATAARLRAEVNGTPLVFPEMVAKDPKLVHEETALYESRRADLQQTLSGLKQALELVQQELAMTEPLVAKGAASEVEVLRLRREANDLRNKMNDARNQYYVKAREELSKANTDSQTQQQVVMGRNDSLERAIFRAPVRGVVKEITVTTHGGVVPQNGKLMTIVPIDEQLLIEARILPRDIAFIRPGQEALVKITAYDYSIYGGLKGKVTVISPDTIRDEVKQDQFYYRVYIRTDTDKLYNKQGKAYGITPGMVATVDIRTGEKTVLDYLLKPFNKAKEALRER; this is translated from the coding sequence ATGAGCGAACAACAACAAGAACTCACCCGTTCAATGAATGTATCTTATAGTGAACCGCCATTACCACGTGCCAGTTTAGTCATCTGGATTGTTGGTATTGGGCTCGTTAGTTTATTTATTTGGGCATGGTTTTTTAAGTTAGAAGAAGTGTCGACAGGTACAGGTAAAGTCATTCCATCGTCTAAAGAACAGGTCATTCAGTCTTTAGAAGGCGGTATTTTAACTAAACTGAATGTACAAGAAGGTGACATTGTTCAAAAAGGACAAATTCTTGCTCAGTTAGATCCAACCCGATTTGCATCAAATGTGGGTGAGTCAAGATCTTTGCTGATTGCAGCTCAGGCAACAGCAGCACGTTTACGTGCGGAAGTGAATGGTACACCGTTAGTTTTTCCTGAAATGGTTGCAAAAGATCCAAAGCTTGTCCATGAAGAGACGGCTTTATATGAGTCTCGTAGAGCTGATTTACAGCAAACCCTTTCAGGTTTAAAGCAAGCATTAGAGTTAGTTCAACAGGAACTAGCGATGACTGAACCTTTAGTTGCTAAAGGCGCGGCGAGTGAAGTGGAAGTTTTACGCTTACGCCGTGAAGCGAATGATTTGCGAAATAAAATGAACGATGCACGTAACCAATATTATGTGAAGGCTCGTGAAGAGTTATCTAAAGCAAATACGGATAGCCAAACTCAACAACAAGTAGTGATGGGTCGTAATGACAGTTTAGAGCGTGCAATATTTAGAGCACCTGTACGTGGCGTTGTAAAAGAAATTACAGTAACAACGCATGGTGGTGTTGTTCCACAAAACGGTAAGCTAATGACGATTGTCCCAATTGATGAGCAATTGTTAATTGAAGCTCGCATTTTGCCTCGAGATATTGCGTTCATTCGCCCTGGCCAAGAAGCGTTAGTTAAGATTACAGCTTATGACTATTCTATTTATGGTGGTTTAAAAGGGAAGGTTACGGTTATTTCTCCAGATACCATTCGTGATGAAGTGAAGCAAGACCAATTCTACTATCGTGTTTATATCCGAACAGATACCGATAAGCTTTACAATAAACAAGGCAAAGCTTATGGAATTACACCGGGTATGGTGGCAACTGTAGATATTCGTACAGGTGAGAAAACTGTACTGGATTACTTACTTAAACCATTTAATAAAGCGAAAGAAGCGCTGCGAGAAAGATAA
- a CDS encoding O-methyltransferase, with product MQQLWTDIDEYIDSHLIPEDPRLDFALKNTDEHGFSNHLAVAPNQGMLLQMLIQMNKCKRVLEIGTFAAYSTIWLGRALPEDGYLLTIEGRDTHAEIAQKNIDHANLPVKVELKAGRAADILSAIDPQSMEPFDFIFIDADKQGYPEYLELSLKFSKSGTIIVLDNVIRAGDILNPENKKPSIEGIRETFKALENHPQILSCTALQTVGSKGHDGFAIAIVK from the coding sequence ATGCAGCAGTTGTGGACAGACATTGACGAATATATCGACTCACATTTAATTCCCGAAGATCCCCGACTCGACTTTGCATTAAAAAATACCGACGAACACGGCTTTTCAAATCATCTTGCAGTTGCTCCAAACCAAGGGATGCTTTTGCAAATGCTGATTCAGATGAATAAATGCAAACGTGTTTTAGAAATTGGGACTTTTGCTGCCTACAGCACCATCTGGTTAGGACGTGCCCTCCCTGAAGATGGTTATTTACTTACCATTGAAGGCCGTGACACTCATGCAGAAATAGCTCAAAAAAATATCGACCATGCAAATCTGCCTGTAAAAGTTGAGCTAAAAGCGGGTCGTGCTGCCGATATACTTTCAGCAATTGATCCGCAGTCGATGGAACCATTCGATTTTATCTTTATCGATGCCGACAAACAGGGTTATCCGGAATATTTGGAACTCAGCCTTAAGTTTTCAAAATCAGGCACGATTATTGTGCTCGACAATGTTATTCGTGCTGGTGATATTTTAAATCCGGAAAACAAAAAGCCAAGCATTGAAGGCATTCGTGAAACGTTCAAAGCTTTAGAAAACCATCCGCAAATTCTGTCTTGTACCGCGTTACAAACCGTTGGCTCAAAAGGTCACGATGGCTTCGCGATTGCAATTGTGAAATAA
- the mutS gene encoding DNA mismatch repair protein MutS: MNSAEIMADLSTHTPMMQQYLKVKKEYQHALLFYRMGDFYELFFEDAHLAAKLLGITLTHRGKANGNPIPMAGVPYHSAEGYLARLVKAGRTVAICEQVGEVTGKGPVERKVVRILTPGTLTDDALLTSYQSSNLVALCIHQNQIGFALLDLSAGIFKVQQQDYKPEQLPIELARLMPSEILIDEDLVDTHIIEQIKKHLDCPVTKRPNVDFNLNNAQKTLCDQFTVSTLSGFGLDPLPLAKAAAAALIHYAKETQKTALPHIRSILLEQSTDFIALDPITRRNLEIIEPLFDHGTSLFQLVNDCQTAMGGRLLSRTLTQPVRDTALLDARLDAIEQLIQGYHESPVRLVLKEIGDIERVLSRVALGSARPRDLVQLRHACAQIPALRTALTPVIQAKKSKLLVQLDQELGDFKALHQHLMAAIVENPPVLLRDGNVIAEGYDAELDELRQIRDHAGQFLIDLEIKERERTGINTLKIGYNRVSGYYIELTRAQAEQAPADYIRRQTLKNAERYITPELKSFEDKVLSSESRALAREKALFEALLENLRENIAHLQMMSSAIAQIDVVANFAHQARLNNWARPEFTPETGIKIQGGRHPVVEALSKAPFTPNDTFLDVQHRMAIITGPNMGGKSTFMRQTALISLLAYCGSYVPARAAKLGPIDRIFTRIGSADDLSTGKSTFMVEMTETSQILHHATNQSLVLMDEVGRGTSTYDGLSLAWACVIDLTKRVKCLCLFATHYFELTELGSEAGIDNYHVTAQELNGNLILLHKVQQGPASQSHGLQVAKLAGIPANVIKEAQKRLRILEKQQQQHLQTSVQDDLFATIDSNAISNTQVIEKVIEIEVPSPALDLLKQIEVDNLTPRQALEQLYELKAALNS, translated from the coding sequence ATGAATAGCGCTGAAATCATGGCTGATCTCTCCACCCACACTCCAATGATGCAGCAATATCTCAAGGTCAAAAAAGAATATCAACATGCGTTGCTGTTTTATCGTATGGGCGACTTTTATGAACTTTTTTTTGAAGACGCGCATTTAGCAGCCAAACTTTTAGGAATTACCCTAACCCATCGTGGTAAAGCAAACGGCAACCCGATTCCAATGGCAGGTGTTCCTTACCATTCAGCAGAAGGTTATCTTGCACGCTTGGTTAAAGCAGGCCGCACCGTTGCCATTTGCGAACAAGTCGGCGAAGTCACAGGCAAAGGCCCTGTTGAACGTAAAGTTGTTCGCATTCTTACGCCAGGTACTTTAACTGACGATGCACTACTTACAAGTTATCAGTCATCTAACCTTGTGGCGCTATGCATTCATCAAAACCAGATCGGTTTTGCTTTACTCGACTTAAGTGCGGGTATTTTTAAAGTTCAGCAACAAGACTACAAACCAGAACAACTTCCAATTGAACTTGCGCGCCTCATGCCAAGTGAAATTTTGATTGATGAAGATTTGGTTGACACTCATATTATTGAGCAAATTAAAAAGCACTTAGATTGCCCTGTTACCAAACGCCCAAATGTAGACTTCAATCTAAATAATGCACAAAAAACTTTATGTGATCAGTTCACGGTATCTACACTTTCTGGTTTTGGACTAGACCCATTACCTTTAGCTAAAGCTGCTGCTGCGGCTCTGATTCACTATGCTAAAGAAACCCAAAAAACGGCGTTACCGCATATTCGTTCAATTTTGCTGGAACAAAGTACAGACTTTATTGCGCTCGACCCAATCACGCGCCGTAACTTAGAAATTATTGAACCGTTATTTGATCATGGAACCTCTTTATTCCAACTTGTGAATGACTGTCAAACAGCAATGGGCGGGCGTTTACTGAGCCGTACGCTCACGCAACCTGTTCGCGATACCGCATTGCTCGATGCTCGTTTAGATGCGATTGAACAGTTAATTCAGGGGTATCATGAAAGCCCTGTTCGTCTAGTGCTTAAAGAAATTGGCGATATTGAACGTGTCTTAAGCCGTGTAGCGCTTGGCAGTGCTCGTCCACGCGATTTAGTTCAGCTTCGTCATGCTTGCGCGCAAATTCCAGCGTTAAGAACAGCTTTAACGCCAGTGATTCAAGCGAAAAAATCGAAACTATTAGTTCAACTTGATCAAGAACTTGGCGACTTTAAAGCGCTTCATCAACACTTAATGGCAGCTATTGTTGAAAACCCGCCAGTATTACTTCGTGATGGCAATGTAATTGCAGAAGGTTACGATGCTGAACTCGATGAATTACGTCAAATTCGTGATCATGCAGGTCAATTCCTCATTGATTTAGAAATTAAAGAGCGTGAACGTACTGGCATTAATACCTTAAAAATCGGTTATAACCGTGTCAGTGGTTACTACATTGAACTGACTCGTGCGCAAGCCGAGCAAGCCCCTGCCGACTATATTCGTCGCCAAACTTTAAAGAATGCTGAGCGTTACATTACGCCTGAGCTAAAAAGCTTCGAAGATAAAGTACTGTCAAGCGAGTCGCGTGCTTTAGCTCGTGAAAAAGCACTGTTTGAAGCTTTACTTGAAAACCTTCGCGAAAATATTGCTCATCTACAAATGATGAGTTCAGCAATTGCACAAATTGACGTGGTGGCAAACTTTGCACATCAAGCCCGTTTAAACAATTGGGCACGTCCAGAATTTACACCAGAAACGGGTATTAAAATTCAAGGCGGCCGTCACCCTGTGGTTGAGGCCCTAAGTAAAGCACCATTTACCCCAAATGATACTTTCCTTGATGTACAGCACCGCATGGCGATTATTACCGGCCCGAACATGGGTGGTAAATCTACGTTTATGCGTCAAACTGCATTAATTAGTTTGCTTGCTTACTGCGGTAGTTATGTTCCGGCCAGAGCTGCCAAGCTTGGCCCGATTGACCGTATTTTTACCCGTATTGGTTCAGCCGATGATTTGTCAACGGGTAAATCAACATTTATGGTTGAGATGACTGAAACTTCTCAAATTTTGCACCATGCAACTAATCAGTCGTTGGTGTTAATGGATGAAGTTGGCCGTGGTACGAGTACCTACGATGGTCTTTCTTTAGCATGGGCGTGTGTCATTGATTTAACCAAACGTGTTAAGTGCTTATGTCTGTTTGCGACCCACTATTTCGAATTGACCGAGTTAGGCAGTGAAGCAGGTATCGACAACTACCATGTAACTGCTCAAGAGTTAAATGGCAACCTGATTTTATTGCATAAAGTTCAACAAGGCCCTGCAAGCCAAAGCCATGGTTTACAAGTTGCGAAATTGGCTGGTATTCCTGCCAATGTTATTAAAGAAGCTCAAAAGCGTTTACGCATTTTAGAGAAGCAGCAACAGCAACACTTACAAACCAGCGTTCAAGACGATTTGTTTGCCACTATCGATTCAAATGCGATATCGAACACTCAAGTTATCGAGAAAGTGATTGAAATTGAAGTGCCTTCACCTGCTCTAGATTTGCTTAAGCAAATTGAAGTAGATAACTTGACGCCTCGTCAGGCACTTGAACAACTTTATGAGCTAAAAGCAGCGCTCAATTCATAA
- a CDS encoding YigZ family protein: MAFTIASPVTFEEEIKKSRFQAIAAPVENEQQVKEFLEINKDISTTHQCWAWKIGHNVRFNDDGEPSGTAGRPILATIEGNDLTNIIVMVNRWYGGIKLGTGGLVRAYGGCAGQSLLLAERIELIAKKTIHFSCHFNEWAIFQYELSQQQIEYQETYTATGVDIEARLQIHQIEPLALKLRDVTRGREELKVEEELTDD, from the coding sequence ATGGCTTTTACGATTGCATCACCCGTTACATTTGAAGAAGAAATTAAAAAAAGTAGATTTCAGGCGATTGCTGCGCCAGTAGAAAATGAACAGCAAGTGAAAGAATTTTTAGAAATCAATAAAGATATATCGACCACGCATCAGTGTTGGGCATGGAAAATTGGACATAATGTTCGCTTTAACGATGATGGCGAGCCATCAGGTACAGCAGGGCGTCCAATCTTGGCAACTATTGAGGGAAATGACCTGACCAATATTATTGTGATGGTCAACCGTTGGTATGGCGGAATCAAGCTGGGAACTGGTGGTTTGGTACGGGCCTATGGCGGTTGTGCTGGGCAATCATTATTGTTGGCTGAGCGGATTGAGCTGATTGCGAAGAAAACCATTCACTTTTCTTGTCATTTTAATGAATGGGCCATCTTTCAGTATGAGCTTTCGCAGCAGCAAATAGAATATCAAGAAACCTATACCGCAACAGGTGTAGATATTGAAGCGAGACTGCAAATCCACCAAATTGAACCACTTGCCTTGAAACTCCGAGATGTAACCCGTGGTCGTGAAGAATTAAAAGTTGAGGAGGAATTAACTGATGACTGA
- a CDS encoding type I secretion system permease/ATPase: protein MMTKINYQPWLQAVLTIAKHYRIEPSEERIRLQLDWNQNQNLDDVLQLMTRQVGMNLRKAPFSLDLLNPWRLPVMVEFFDGQVGVIDKADTQGNVSIQFSGDQGLSQNLSLDALKTTIKNVYILRPETSIPDARIDEYIKPYEANWFWSIVLRDWKRYVDIMFASLIANILALATIIFSMQVYDRVVPSQSIPTLWVLAGGVLIAALFEFTLRISRVYLSDIIGKRADLRVSDRVFGHALRIKNKDRSKSTGSFISQIRELEGVRELVTSTTISAIADFPFFFLFLIIFGIIGGKLFWVMLVIVPLMILPGVLVQKKLAQLAQEGMRESSIRNAILVEAVQGIEDIKLLRAESRFQNQWNHMNEVAADVGMKQRKIVGTLMAWTQMIQGLTYAVVVLVGCFAVMDGEMTTGALVACSILSSRMLAPIAQITGVLGRLQQAKVAKQSLDELMQRPIDQADRAHLVHKAVLNGNYELKNLTFQYGDDDPKPSLAIRHLQIRAGEKVAILGRNGAGKSTLLQLLSGMQVATQGAVHLDGLDLSLIDPSDVRRDMGLLNQNAHLFYGTIRENLTLGAPLATDEDILRALVVTGALPFIQEKKEGLDHLILEGGVGFSGGQKQALLLARLLIRQPNILLLDEPTAAIDDVAEKQLIDHLKGWLAHRTLIVATHRRAVLELVDRIIVVNEGKIVMDGPRDQVLNQSTAQQKQVSQGG from the coding sequence ATGATGACAAAAATAAATTACCAGCCTTGGTTACAGGCGGTCTTAACTATTGCCAAACATTATCGAATTGAACCTTCAGAAGAAAGAATTCGTTTACAACTCGATTGGAACCAAAATCAGAATTTAGATGACGTGTTACAGTTAATGACGCGTCAGGTCGGCATGAATCTGCGTAAAGCACCATTTTCTTTAGACTTGTTAAACCCATGGCGTTTACCAGTTATGGTAGAGTTTTTTGATGGGCAAGTTGGTGTTATTGATAAAGCCGATACGCAAGGAAACGTTAGTATCCAGTTCAGTGGTGATCAGGGACTTTCGCAAAATTTATCTTTAGACGCTTTAAAAACGACAATTAAAAATGTCTATATTTTGCGTCCTGAGACATCTATTCCAGATGCGCGTATTGATGAATATATCAAGCCATATGAAGCAAACTGGTTCTGGTCAATCGTTTTAAGAGACTGGAAACGCTACGTTGATATTATGTTTGCCTCACTCATTGCCAATATTTTGGCATTGGCAACCATTATTTTCTCGATGCAGGTTTATGACCGTGTTGTGCCATCTCAGTCGATTCCAACGCTATGGGTTTTGGCAGGTGGTGTTCTCATTGCAGCGCTTTTCGAATTTACCTTACGTATATCACGGGTGTATTTATCCGATATTATTGGTAAACGTGCAGACCTACGTGTGTCTGACCGCGTATTTGGTCATGCCTTACGTATTAAAAATAAAGACCGCTCTAAATCTACCGGTAGTTTTATTTCTCAAATTCGTGAACTCGAAGGTGTTCGTGAGCTAGTTACCTCCACAACGATTAGTGCAATTGCCGATTTCCCATTCTTTTTCTTATTCCTGATCATCTTTGGGATTATTGGTGGGAAATTATTCTGGGTTATGCTCGTTATTGTGCCTCTTATGATCTTGCCTGGTGTTTTGGTACAAAAGAAACTGGCACAGCTTGCTCAAGAAGGTATGCGAGAATCTTCAATCCGTAATGCAATTCTTGTAGAAGCGGTGCAGGGTATTGAAGACATTAAGCTATTACGTGCTGAATCACGTTTCCAAAACCAGTGGAACCACATGAATGAGGTTGCCGCTGATGTTGGGATGAAACAGCGTAAAATTGTCGGTACTTTAATGGCTTGGACTCAAATGATTCAAGGCTTAACGTATGCGGTTGTGGTATTAGTCGGCTGTTTTGCTGTGATGGATGGAGAGATGACAACGGGTGCGCTTGTTGCATGTTCGATTCTTTCCTCACGTATGTTGGCGCCAATTGCCCAAATTACTGGAGTGTTGGGTCGCCTACAGCAAGCAAAAGTTGCTAAACAAAGTCTAGATGAGCTCATGCAGCGTCCAATTGATCAGGCGGATCGTGCGCATTTAGTTCATAAAGCAGTTCTAAATGGTAATTACGAATTAAAAAATCTAACGTTCCAATATGGTGATGATGATCCAAAACCGAGTCTTGCAATTCGCCATTTACAGATTCGTGCTGGGGAAAAAGTTGCAATTTTAGGACGTAATGGTGCAGGTAAGTCGACACTGCTTCAACTTCTATCGGGTATGCAAGTTGCAACTCAAGGCGCAGTGCATTTAGATGGTTTAGATCTTTCTTTAATTGATCCGTCAGATGTACGTCGTGACATGGGGCTTCTGAACCAAAATGCACATTTATTCTACGGAACAATTCGTGAAAACCTCACTTTAGGTGCGCCGCTTGCGACCGATGAAGATATTCTTCGTGCATTGGTAGTGACAGGTGCATTACCTTTTATTCAAGAGAAAAAAGAAGGACTCGATCACCTGATTTTAGAAGGTGGTGTCGGTTTCTCTGGTGGTCAAAAGCAAGCGTTATTGCTTGCACGTTTATTGATTCGCCAACCAAATATTTTATTACTCGATGAGCCGACCGCGGCGATTGATGATGTGGCAGAAAAGCAACTTATTGATCATCTAAAAGGCTGGTTGGCACATCGCACATTGATCGTTGCAACCCACCGCCGCGCTGTTTTAGAACTGGTCGACCGTATTATTGTCGTGAACGAGGGCAAGATCGTCATGGATGGGCCAAGAGATCAAGTACTTAATCAATCAACAGCCCAACAAAAACAAGTAAGCCAAGGGGGTTAA
- a CDS encoding D-Ala-D-Ala carboxypeptidase family metallohydrolase: MRKFLQSLVPLCIIPAIMVGCASSPQHTTTGKTSPNGKRIFIPQERVTIERPVPPKVEPASYRAWLNTGDHYERVREYEKFLARNDVAGIVPSFELLRSARDWQKCGSSEYAVPNRELWNNSLSTLRVFKYLVAAKILTDFEVTSVYRDLPLNQCAGGASSSKHLFNSAIDFRIGPEVPQPQDYAFIENTKFKLCQFWAQHGQSLNLGIGLYSSGQIHIDTQGYRTWGPDLTRNSSMCHF; this comes from the coding sequence ATGCGGAAGTTTTTGCAGAGCTTGGTGCCCTTATGCATAATCCCAGCGATTATGGTGGGTTGTGCCAGCTCTCCCCAACACACAACAACAGGCAAAACCTCTCCAAACGGTAAACGCATCTTTATTCCTCAAGAGCGCGTTACTATCGAACGCCCAGTTCCCCCTAAAGTTGAGCCTGCTTCTTATCGCGCTTGGTTAAATACAGGCGATCATTATGAACGTGTACGCGAATATGAAAAATTTCTAGCGCGTAATGATGTGGCAGGCATCGTACCAAGTTTTGAATTATTAAGATCCGCCCGTGATTGGCAAAAATGCGGCAGTTCAGAATATGCCGTACCCAATCGTGAGCTGTGGAATAACTCTTTATCGACTTTACGTGTCTTTAAATACTTAGTTGCCGCAAAAATTTTAACTGACTTTGAAGTGACTTCTGTTTATCGTGACCTTCCATTAAACCAATGTGCTGGTGGTGCAAGCTCATCTAAACATTTGTTTAACTCGGCTATCGATTTCCGTATTGGGCCAGAAGTTCCGCAGCCACAAGACTATGCATTTATTGAAAATACCAAGTTTAAATTGTGTCAATTCTGGGCTCAACATGGCCAAAGTTTAAACTTAGGGATTGGTTTATATAGTTCAGGACAAATCCATATTGATACTCAAGGCTATCGTACTTGGGGCCCTGACTTAACCCGAAACTCTTCTATGTGTCATTTCTAA